The segment TGAGGCGCCCGGCCAGCAAGGCGCGCTGTCGCGCGAATACTCCCTGTATTCGAAGGCGGCGCAACACCGCTGGACGGGATGGATCGAAATCGAAGTGGCGATGTTATTTTGACCCGACGCCTTAGGGCTCACATCATTTCGGTTTCGTCGTGGTCCTCGTCGAGGTTTTCGAAGCGAGTGTATTGGCTGAAGAAACGTGATCGCGTCGTGCCTGTGGGACCGTGCCGCTGCTTGCCGATGATCACTTCCGCGATGCCGTGATCGGGCGTGTCGCGATTGTACACTTCGTCCCTATAGATGAATAGAATCGTATCGGCGTCCTGCTCGATGGCACCCGATTCCCGCAGGTCCGACAGCTGGGGCCGACGGTCCTTCACACCTCGCGTTTCGACTCCGCGATTGAGCTGCGAAAGCGCGACGACCGGCACCTCCATCTCCTTGGCAAGCCCCTTGAGGGAGCGACTGATCTCGCTGATTTCCTGTTCCCGGCTCTCATTGCGCGTGCCCGAACGCATCAATTGCAGGTAGTCGACTACAATGAGTCCGAGGCCGCTTTCGGACCGCAGGCGTCTGGCCTTTGCCCGCAGCTCCATGAGCGTGAGTCCGGGCGTGTCGTCGATCCACACTGGCATGTCGCTGAGCAATCCGGCTGTGTTGATTAGCCTCGGCCAATCCTCACGGGCCAGCTGGCCGGTCCGCAGATGTGACGCGTCCACCCGTGCTTCGCTGCAGAGCATTCGGCGCGCAAGCTGCTCCTTGGGCATCTCCAAGGAAAAGACAAGCGCGGGGGTCTTACGAGCGCCGCACGCGTTGAGCGCGATGTTCATCGCAAACGCCGTCTTTCCCATGCCGGGCCGCCCGGCAACAATGACGAGATCGCCCGCATGCATGCCGGCGGTCATATGATCGAGGCGCTCGAACCCCGTGGGCAAGCCTGTAATGCGCTCCTTGCGCTCGGCCGCCGCCGTGATTTCTTCAAAAGTTCGATTGATGACTTCGTTGATGCGTTCGTACGGATGCCGGAGCCGCTCCTTGGCCACGTCGAAGATCGAACGCTCAGCCAGATCCAAGAACTCGGTCACTTCGCCGTAGTCTCCATAGCCGCGGGCCGCAACCTCGTGGCAGGTCGTGATGAGCCTGCGCACCATGGCCTTCTCTCGAATGATCCGGGCATGGGCCTCGATATTGCTGACCGTTGGGATGGTGTTGGTCAACGAGAGCAGGTACTCGCTGCCGCCGATCTGGTTCAGCTTTCCGGCGCCGGACAATTTGTCGCGCAACGTGA is part of the Pseudomonadota bacterium genome and harbors:
- the dnaB gene encoding replicative DNA helicase — its product is MTTRDTAPLRRSVPEGRVPPNDLDAERAVLGGILLENRALNVVVEILETDDFYSEANGHIFRAMTELFGRGEPVDSVTLRDKLSGAGKLNQIGGSEYLLSLTNTIPTVSNIEAHARIIREKAMVRRLITTCHEVAARGYGDYGEVTEFLDLAERSIFDVAKERLRHPYERINEVINRTFEEITAAAERKERITGLPTGFERLDHMTAGMHAGDLVIVAGRPGMGKTAFAMNIALNACGARKTPALVFSLEMPKEQLARRMLCSEARVDASHLRTGQLAREDWPRLINTAGLLSDMPVWIDDTPGLTLMELRAKARRLRSESGLGLIVVDYLQLMRSGTRNESREQEISEISRSLKGLAKEMEVPVVALSQLNRGVETRGVKDRRPQLSDLRESGAIEQDADTILFIYRDEVYNRDTPDHGIAEVIIGKQRHGPTGTTRSRFFSQYTRFENLDEDHDETEMM